A section of the Macadamia integrifolia cultivar HAES 741 chromosome 9, SCU_Mint_v3, whole genome shotgun sequence genome encodes:
- the LOC122088948 gene encoding long-chain-alcohol oxidase FAO2 has translation MEAEEPRSSRECHPLLRGGRRIESYSHGLSSSQMESLTAICETFIPSIPSEDPHHVGSKEVPSTHSVQSFFNASASQKPIPDEVAEIFVKRGSSDGVGLVRIVLWLLSTRLGTLLLCGMLCFGSKWPFIHKFSEISLQNRELVLKKWSKERFLVPLRGVFMIVKVFCFFTFFSRTDEKSKNPAWDAMGYHLETQENSRRTQRGRPLEKGIVETKQETDSTLIRSLTEKGLKVTEDPQQNLYNIECDVVIVGSGCGGGVAAGVLAGSGQKVIVLEKGDYFVPEDYSTLEAPSMDQLYEKGGFLTSANGEMLIVAGSTVGGGSAVNWSACIKTPSSVLKEWAVDHKLPIFGTSDYLSAMDTVFRRLGVTETCTMEGIQNQALRKGCNNLGLKVESVPRNSSEIHYCGSCCFGCKTGEKKGTDSTWLVDAVDHGAVILTGCKAKKFILERNELNEIKKMKCLGVMATTLNRNMTKELRIKAKVTISGCGSLLTPPLMISSGLKNPNIGKHLRLHPVMMAWGYFPESISDLKGKAYDGGIITSLHKGVGENSVVRYIIETPALGPASFASFVPWLSGRDMKERLVKYSRTSNIFTLVKDQGSGEVKAEGKIKYSPSKLDKENLTAGLRQALRILIAAGAVEVGTFRNDGQRIKCKGTKEKELEEFLDSVAALGGPMAGEKHWNNYFSAHQMGSCRMGATPEEGAIDENGESWEAKGLFVCDGSVLPTAVGVNPMITIESIAYCLSKNIAESMKKV, from the exons ATGGAGGCAGAGGAGCCAAGGAGCAGCAGGGAGTGCCACCCTTTATTGAGAGGTGGAAGAAGAATTGAGAGTTACAGTCATGGCCTTTCTTCATCTCAGATGGAATCACTCACTGCCATTTGTGAGACTTTCATTCCTTCAATACCTTCAGAAGATCCTCACCACGTTGGCAGCAAGGAGGTTCCCTCTACCCACTCTGTTCAATCCTTCTTCAATGCTTCTGCTTCTCAGAAGCCAATCCCTGATGAG GTTGCAGAGATTTTTGTGAAGAGGGGTTCATCAGATGGTGTTGGTTTAGTGCGAATTGTCCTATGGCTTCTATCGACCAGATTGGGGACTCTGTTGCTCTGTGGGATGCTATGTTTTGGGTCGAAATGGCCATTCATTCACAAATTCTCTGAAATTTCATTGCAAAATAGGGAATTGGTTCTGAAGAAGTGGTCAAAAGAGAGGTTCCTCGTTCCTCTTAGAGGAGTTTTTATGATTGTCAAGgtcttctgcttcttcacaTTCTTCTCACGG ACTgatgaaaaatcaaaaaaccCAGCTTGGGATGCAATGGGATATCACTTGGAGACTCAGGAGAACTCACGCAGAACCCAGAGGGGAAGACCTCTTGAGAAAGGAATAGTAGAAACTAAGCAAGAAACTGATTCAACCCTTATTAGATCACTCACAGAAAAAGGCTTGAAAGTCACAGAAGATCCTCAACAGAACCTCTACAATATTGAATGtgatgttgtcattgttggttCTGGTTGTGGTGGTGGAGTTGCAGCTGGAGTTCTTGCAGGTTCTGGCCAAAAAGTCATCGTCCTTGAGAAAGGGGACTATTTTGTGCCTGAAGACTATTCCACTCTGGAGGCTCCCTCTATGGATCAGCTATATGAAAAAGGTGGATTTCTAACATCTGCTAATGGCGAAATGTTGATAGTGGCAGGGTCAACAGTGGGTGGTGGTTCAGCTGTGAACTGGTCTGCCTGCATCAAAACTCCTAGTTCTGTGCTCAAGGAATGGGCAGTGGATCACAAGCTTCCTATCTTCGGAACTTCTGACTATCTCTCTGCCATGGATACTGTGTTTAGAAGGCTTGGTGTCACAGAAACTTGTACAATGGAAGGAATCCAGAATCAAGCCCTCCGTAAGGGGTGCAACAATCTTGGTCTAAAAGTTGAATCAGTTCCTCGGAATTCCTCGGAGATTCATTACTGTGGGTCTTGCTGTTTTGGATGTAAAACAGGGGAGAAAAAAGGAACTGATTCTACTTGGTTGGTGGATGCTGTAGATCATGGTGCAGTGATCTTAACTGGATGCAAAGCCAAGAAGTTCATATTGGAAAGGAATGAgcttaatgagattaaaaagatGAAGTGCTTGGGAGTAATGGCCACGACATTGAATAGAAACATGACAAAGGAACTGCGCATCAAAGCTAAGGTAACAATATCAGGATGTGGGTCACTCTTGACACCACCTCTAATGATCTCTAGTGGACTCAAGAACCCAAACATTGGCAAGCATCTTCGTCTCCACCCTGTTATGATGGCTTGGGGATACTTCCCGGAGTCGATCTCAGACCTCAAAGGCAAAGCATATGATGGTGGTATAATCACATCTTTGCACAAGGGAGTGGGAGAGAATTCTGTTGTTAGGTACATCATAGAAACTCCTGCATTGGGGCCTGCTTCATTCGCTTCATTTGTCCCCTGGTTATCTGGACGCGATATGAAGGAGAGGTTGGTGAAGTATTCAAGGACTTCTAACATCTTCACACTAGTCAAGGATCAGGGTTCAGGGGAGGTGAAGGCTGAAGGAAAGATAAAGTATTCGCCTAGTAAATTGGACAAAGAGAACCTTACGGCCGGATTGCGACAAGCCTTGAGGATTTTGATTGCAGCTGGAGCTGTTGAGGTGGGTACCTTTCGGAACGATGGGCAGAGAATCAAATGTAAGGGGACAAAGGAGAAGGAATTGGAGGAGTTTTTGGATTCAGTTGCAGCATTGGGAGGTCCAATGGCAGGTGAAAAGCATTGGAACAACTACTTTTCTGCCCATCAGATGGGGAGTTGTAGGATGGGTGCTACTCCAGAAGAAGGAGCAATTGATGAGAATGGTGAGAGTTGGGAAGCAAAGGGTCTATTTGTATGTGATGGAAGTGTTTTGCCCACTGCAGTTGGAGTCAATCCCATGATCACCATCGAATCTATTGCCTACTGTCTGTCCAAAAACATTGCTGAGTCTATGAAAAAGGTCTAA
- the LOC122088949 gene encoding succinate--CoA ligase [ADP-forming] subunit beta, mitochondrial, protein MARGLLNKLVSRSLSVAGRSQQQQLRRLNIHEYQGAELMGKYGINVPKGVAVSSLEEVKKAIQDAFPKENELVVKSQILAGGRGLGTFKSGLKGGVHIVKTNEVEDIAGKMLGQVLVTKQTGPHGKVVSKVYLCEKLSLVNEMYFAITLDRKTAGPIIIACSKGGTSIEDLAEKFPDMIIKVPIDVFKGITDEDAAKVVDGLALKVADRNSAIEQVKKLYNLFCKSDCTLLEINPIAETSDNQLVAADAKLNFDDNAAFRHKEIFAFRDASQEDPREVAAAKADLNYIGLDGEIGCMVNGAGLAMATMDIIKLHGGTPANFLDVGGNASEGQVVEAFKILTSDEKVKAILVNIFGGIMKCDVIASGIVNAAKQVALKVPVIVRLEGTNVDQGKRILKESGMTLITAEDLDDAAEKAVKATAS, encoded by the exons ATGGCGAGGGGATTACTTAACAAGCTTGTCTCTCGGTCTCTCTCAGTCGCCGGGAGAtcgcaacaacaacaacttcgGCGTCTCAACATCCACGAATATCAG GGGGCCGAGTTGATGGGGAAATATGGAATTAATGTCCCCAAGGGTGTTGCTGTATCTTCTCTTGAAGAAGTCAAAAAGGCGATTCAGGATGCCTTCCCCAAGGAAAATGAG TTGGTTGTTAAAAGCCAAATTCTTGCTGGTGGACGTGGCTTGGGAACTTTCAAGAGTGGTCTGAAGGGTGGAGTGCATATTGTCAAGACTAATGAAGTTGAAGATATTGCTG GGAAGATGCTTGGACAGGTATTGGTCACCAAACAAACTGGGCCCCATGGAAAAGTTGTCAGCAAG GTTTACTTGTGTGAAAAGTTATCTCTTGTCAATGAGATGTACTTCGCAATCACTCTTGACCGTAAAACTGCTGGTCCG ATCATTATTGCATGTAGCAAAGGTGGTACCAGCATTGAAGACCTTGCAGAGAAATTTCCTGACATGATCATTAAG GTGCCTATCGACGTTTTTAAGGGAATCACAGATGAAGATGCTGCTAAAGTTGTAGATGGTTTGGCTCTCAAGGTGGCAGACAGAAATTCTGCCATAGAACAAGTGAAAAAGCTATACAACCTTTTCTGCAAGAGCGACTGTACACTTTTGGAG ATCAATCCCATTGCCGAAACTTCTGATAACCAGCTGGTTGCTGCTGACGCGAAGTTGAATTTTGATGATAATGCTGCTTTCCGCCACAAAGAGATATTTGCTTTTCGTGATGCATCCCAGGAGGACCCTAGAGAG GTTGCCGCTGCTAAAGCAGATTTAAACTATATTGGCTTAGATGGAGAAATCGGCTGCATGGTGAATGGAGCAGGGTTGGCAATGGCTACAATGGATATTATTAAGTTGCATGGTGGAACCCCTGCCAATTTCCTAGATGTTGGTGGGAATGCCTCAGAGGGTCAG GTTGTGGAGGCATTCAAAATATTGACATCTGATGAGAAGGTGAAGGCTATCTTGGTCAACATTTTTGGAGGGATCATGAAATGTGATGTAATAGCAAGTGGGATTGTCAATGCCGCCAAACAG GTTGCATTGAAAGTACCTGTAATTGTTCGTCTTGAAGGCACCAATGTGGATCAAGGGAAGAGAATCTTGAAG GAGAGTGGAATGACATTAATCACTgctgaagatcttgatgatgcaGCTGAGAaagcagttaaagcaacggcaAGTTGA
- the LOC122090111 gene encoding KIN14B-interacting protein At4g14310-like: MSSSTTVRRVKERGGAGGKITALKPHKTLTPIPDKENPGSCNKTAGKEKPRSVSVTRVSSISQKPVIRPIPMSQIDKAVGTAKDGETRVRWSTTSIPKGKNSKSNPSDFSRFLSDYRKDCLSTGSCSGSTTSVKTVERGSLGGTNLVVSNGGKGMNGFKALERDQQNRPSLASNSKENELKIVGGCKNVDSGKDNRKYPNGIGSVEQNRKMDSFLKSSAKLSVMHSSGVRVLDDCREKINFSSHSMAASDEKDADGASGSCKYNFYLDSTSKVTTEQIPNGKSKSDKYSKEPVVEVAGDGLGNVEKSRDIVCLDSRPNLPCEKASGVSKVSEISKEKVADGGKGVRVVNKYPSKLHEKLAFLEGKVKRIASDIKRTKEMLDMNNTDTSKMILSDIQDKISGIEKAMVHVVNDDGSNLDSSKTVESNIRHCKILEKAETKQVEQPKTLAKGLNHEELEARLFPHHKLIRNRTSLCTTSGSSQNHIPSLQDCFGESKPENGSLSPIDENPIALEFLASLNTNLSKVSTRDGRADVEFSEIQEMDGTATSQAQNSTKFVDQKHDLEIKLTSDENLEDFDDQENRPEDVILEETEDVCLDQIHEIGCKASTGGWFVSEGEAVLLAHDDGSCSYYDITNSEEKAEYKPPAGVSPNIWADCWLVRAPGADGCVGRYVVAASAGNTLESGFCSWDFYTKEVQAFHIEEGRTISSSRTVLGPLPNNSAYKRNALSTVLATENKQWWYKPCGPLIVSIASSQKAVKVYDIRDGEQVLKWDVQRPILGMDYSSPLQWRNRGKVVITETEHISLWDVNSLNPQALLSVSSSGRKISALHVNNTDAELGGGVRQRVSSSEAEGNDGVFCTAEGINVLDFRLPSGVGLKMSKLGVGIQSVFSRGDSIFLGCTNVKSSAKESSCSRVQQFSLRNGKLLNTYALPDHNAHFHSSAIMQVWGNSSFVMGVCSLGLFVFDALKDDGMQSIHYEKTQKVRDIIGPDDLYSPSFDYLSSRVLLISKDRPALWRHLL; this comes from the exons atgtCGTCGTCGACGACTGTTCGGCGAGTAAAAGAACGTGGTGGTGCCGGCGGGAAGATAACGGCGTTGAAGCCCCACAAGACTTTAACGCCCATCCCTGACAAGGAAAACCCCGGCAGCTGCAATAAGACCgctggaaaagagaaacccagaTCCGTTTCCGTCACAAGGGTTTCGTCCATTTCCCAGAAACCTGTGATACGCCCGATTCCCATGTCGCAGATCGACAAGGCTGTAGGTACAGCCAAGGATGGAGAGACCCGTGTTCGATGGTCGACAACTTCCATTCCTAAAGGTAAGAATTCGAAGTCGAATCCCTCTGATTTTTCTCGTTTTCTTTCAGATTACCGTAAGGATTGTCTTTCTACGGGTTCTTGTTCGGGGTCGACAACATCTGTGAAGACAGTGGAAAGAGGTTCTCTGGGTGGAACAAATCTAGTGGTCTCAAATGGGGGAAAGGGTATGAATGGATTTAAGGCTCTAGAGAGAGATCAGCAGAACAGACCCAGTTTGGCCTCGAATTCAAAGGAAAATGAGCTCAAAATTGTGGGAGGTTGCAAGAATGTGGATTCAGGCAAAGACAACAGAAAATACCCAAACGGCATAGGGTCAGTAGAACAGAATCGCAAGATGGATTCTTTTTTGAAGTCGAGCGCGAAACTGAGTGTAATGCATTCAAGTGGTGTTAGGGTTTTAGACGATTGTAGGGAGAAAATTAATTTCAGCTCACATTCGATGGCAGCATCGGATGAAAAGGATGCGGATGGTGCTTCGGGAAGttgtaaatataatttttatttagatTCAACTTCTAAAGTAACAACTGAGCAGATTCCAAATGGGAAGAGCAAGTCGGATAAGTATTCCAAAGAGCCTGTAGTTGAAGTAGCTGGAGATGGGTTGGGGAATGTTGAAAAATCCAGGGATATAGTTTGTCTTGATTCAAGACCAAACCTACCATGTGAAAAAGCTTCTGGTGTTTCTAAGGTTTCggaaatttcaaaagaaaaggttgcagatggaggaaaaggagtTCGAGTGGTCAACAAATACCCTAGTAAGCTTCATGAGAAACTTGCTTTTTTGGAAGGTAAAGTCAAGAGAATTGCATCTGACATCAAGCGGACAAAGGAGATGTTGGATATGAACAATACTGATACGTCAAAGATGATACTTTCTGACATCCAGGATAAGATTTCTGGAATTGAGAAGGCCATGGTACATGTCGTAAATGATGATGGCAGTAACCTGGATTCATCCAAAACTGTTGAAAGCAATATTCGTCATTGCAAAATTTTGGAGAAGGCCGAAACTAAGCAAGTTGAGCAGCCAAAAACATTGGCTAAAGGCTTGAATCATGAAGAATTAGAAGCCAGGTTGTTTCCTCATCACAAATTAATCAGAAATCGAACATCATTGTGCACAACATCAGGAAGCAGTCAAAACCATATACCAAGTTTACAAGATTGCTTTGGTGAATCAAAGCCAGAGAATGGGTCATTGAGCCCCATTGATGAGAATCCTATAGCGTTGGAATTCTTGGCTTCCCTGAACACGAACCTATCTAAGGTCAGTACACGAGATGGGCGTGCTGATGTGGAGTTTTCTGAAATTCAGGAAATGGATGGTACTGCAACTTCACAAGCACAGAATAGTACAAAGTTTGTGGATCAAAAGCATGATTTGGAGATCAAACTCACTTCTGATGAAAACCTTGAAGATTTTGATGATCAGGAGAATAGACCAGAAGACGTTATCCTTGAAGAAACTGAGGATGTCTGCTTGGATCAGATCCATGAAATAGGATGTAAGGCCTCGACTGGTGGATGGTTTGTGTCAGAGGGTGAAGCAGTTCTTCTTGCTCATGATGATGGTTCATGTTCTTATTACGATATTACCAACTCTGAG GAGAAGGCTGAATATAAGCCCCCTGCTGGAGTTTCACCCAACATATGGGCGGATTGTTGGTTGGTTCGTGCTCCTGGTGCAGATGGGTGCGTAGGAAGATATGTCGTGGCAGCATCAGCTGGGAATACTTTAGAATCAGGTTTTTGCTCTTGGGATTTTTATACCAAAGAAGTGCAGGCTTTTCACATTGAGGAGGGAAGAACCATATCTTCTTCAAGAACTGTTCTTGGTCCCCTACCCAACAACAGTGCATACAAAAGAAATGCTTTATCCACAGTCTTGGCCACAGAAAACAAACAATGGTGGTATAAGCCATGTGGTCCACTAATTGTCTCAATTGCCAGCAGTCAGAAGGCTGTTAAAGTCTATGATATCCGTGATGGTGAGCAAGTGTTGAAATGGGATGTACAAAGGCCAATTTTGGGGATGGATTACTCAAGTCCTTTGCAGTGGAGAAATCGAGGGAAGGTGGTTATAACTGAAACAGAGCATATCAGTCTCTGGGATGTGAACTCGCTCAACCCTCAGGCTTTACTTTCTGTTTCCTCATCTGGTCGGAAGATCTCTGCCCTTCACGTGAATAACACAGATGCTGAATTAGGTGGAGGGGTTCGccaaag AGTAAGTTCGTCGGAAGCAGAAGGAAATGATGGAGTGTTCTGTACTGCTGAAGGGATAAATGTCCTAGATTTCCGTCTTCCATCTGGTGTGGGCCTCAAGATGTCTAAACTTGGGGTGGGCATCCAATCTGTCTTCTCTCGTGGGGATTCCATTTTTCTCGGATGCACTAATGTAAAATCCTCAGCAAAAGAATCATCATGTTCACGAGTGCAGCAGTTCTCATTGCGCAATGGAAAGCTTCTCAACACTTATGCACTTCCAGATCACAATGCTCACTTCCATAGCTCTGCCATAATGCAGGTATGGGGGAATTCAAGTTTTGTGATGGGTGTATGTTCACTGGGTTTGTTCGTATTTGATGCCTTAAAGGATGATGGGATGCAATCTATCCACTATGAGAAGACCCAAAAAGTCAGAGACATTATTGGTCCAGATGACTTGTACTCTCCTTCTTTTGATTACTTATCTTCTAGGGTGCTGCTTATATCAAAAGATCGCCCTGCACTTTGGAGGCACTTGTTATAG